The DNA segment GAAGTGTCCGCTGGGAGTTCTGGAGACCCGGTGAGCGCGGGAACCCTGGCATAGAGGGGTGAGAGCTGCGAACGCCCACGGCAAACCTAACGGCCTGTGAGTACAGGACAGAGTGTGGCACGGCTGACGGAGTGAAAGCCTGACAAACCAAAAGCGGGACTGGCCGACTGGTTGTATGTGTCCGACAGGTTGTGCTTCGTCTGATGCGTGGTGGCCTTGCATATCTCGTCGAGTGACTGATGAGGCTACCCACAGAAATAGCTTTTCGATGGACTTTAAGATGGGTTTGTAACTGAGTTCAGCCATGAGTGAAATCCTGTGTCTGGTTGAGAAGCTGACTAacatggtcttcctgcctctgcctcccaagcactggaattactGGTGGAAGTCACCACGCCAAACatttcagctgcttttttttttttttttttttttttttttttttttttatgcattggaattttgcctgcatgtatgtgtgtgagggtgtcagatcttggaattacaaacagttgtgagctgcaatgtgggtgctgggaattgaacctgggtcctctggaagagcagtcagtgctcttaaccaccgagccatctcttcagccccttgagCTGCTTTAATTCCAccataaaatgtatattaattgagccagacatggtggctcatgttcTTTTCAAAGTCAGCATCTATgcatcaagttccaggccatccaggactTTATAGTGAGCCTCCGTATCctggttgggttgggttgagttggtttggttgggttggttgtACACAACTTGATgaaagctagagttatctgagaaatGGAAccaaaattgagaaaatgcctccaagagatgaCTTGTAGGCAAGTCTCTAggggcatttttttaattaattattgacgtgggaggacccagcccaaaTGCCACCCCTGAGTGTGTgatcctgggttatataagaaaaaagaCTGAGCAAGTCGTGGGAAGCAAGCATTccaccacagcctctgcttcagtttttgcaaccaggttcctaccttgagttaATAGCCTGACTTCCTTCAAAACTGGTAATTTGTgaggaaaataatgttttatcactgcaatagaaGGTGCAAACTAagacaaccctgtctcaaaatacacacatacatcacacatgcatgtataatatgtgtgtgtttactatgtagtaatttatattaatatatatttatttgctgcTTTTATCttgactaattttttaaaatattttttctggaCTATTAGTTTGTACTTGGGATTTACTACAATATCAGAGACAATATGGCATTTCTGGAGTGTGCTTGAGTATTCTAGTGACTAAGGGAGGTCCTGCTGCTATGCTATATAATAAGAGCAGAGTGATGAAGTCCTGCACTGTAAGTaccaagtctctgaaggaagtgTTGTCCCTTTCCAGATGTTCGTAGCTTCCCTATCTAGAAATGGGGGTTGATTCTGAAGCAAACTAATATTTGAAGTCAGAAGGCAAGACGATTGTGAGTTCTATTATGTAAGGAGAGCTAGTCTTAAAATGAAGTGTAATACTGAGCCAAAACGCATGACCATTTTAAAGCTCTtcctatattatatatgtgtgtacatgtgtgcacacacacagaagccatgGCCCATGTGTAAAAAAGGTCAGTAGACAACTTAaaggagttggttctgtccttttACCATCTGGGTTTTAGGGGTTGaatttaggttgtcaggcttggcggcaagcacctttacttgccaagccatctccccaacccataACGTGTTTTTTGTAAAGGGCATTTTAGCTGACTGTCCCCTACTAAGAATGCGTGAAGTGGGTTCTCATCAGCCCCAAGCAGCATTCGTTGTTTACTGTTCTTCTGCAGTTTGGAAAGGCTGAAAGTCATCCCCCATAAAGACTGGAGGGCATCAGGTGCATGGGTCCAAGACCAGCTCTCCACCTGCTGACAGAAAATAACCCTACAGGCTAATTCAGTTCCCCAGCTTTTAATATGGAAACAGTAATAGTGTCTCATAGAGGATTATGTGTTAACAGACACAAGAGGCTAGGGTCACCTAGCACATAGTTAGTTCCCAGGGCCTGTCCTTATTTTCTCCTATTCCTGTCCCACATTGTAACGTACTTGTTATTTTATCAACCTGTCCATATCTCAATCTAGTAAAGGCACTGAACACAGGTCCCATGTCTTCCTCATCTTGGCATCCTTAGCAGAGCTGGGTACCAAGAAGATACTCAATGAAGAATCATTAAGCAAAACttgcagccaggcgtggtggcccacgcctttaatccaggtacaggcaggcggatttctgagtttgaggccagcctggtctacaaagtgagttccaggacatccagggctatacagagaaaccctgtctcgaaaaacaaaaacaaaaaaaaaaaaacaaaaaaaagcaaaacaaaacaaaaaaaaccttgtatttacatatatgtagacAATAAGGTAACTGAAGCCCCTTTACCTGCTTAGTTCGTCTCTCTGCCCCCTCCTTTTTGTGGGACAAGCAGTGGCTTGCTAGGTAGCTCACACAGTCttcaaatcctcctgcttcattctcccaagtactgggattagagttATGTGTCAAAATGCCTGGACTGAAAAGCCCCTAATTATCTTGTCCTTGGTCCCTTACCCTCTAACCCTTCTCCgcattccccttccccccctcccaagtccggcctctctctctcctctctctctctctctctctctctctctctctctctctctctctctctctctctgctttcttcttaactcccctccccatgctgtaaataaactctattctatactttaaaaaagcCCCTGCACTGAGGGCAGATGGATAATAAACAATCATATAATTGCCATATGTCAGGTGGTAAAGAGCAATAGAAATAAAGCAGAGTAGAGGGCAGAACCTCTGCAGAGTTATCTGTTTGTATAGAggcctatttatttattgttgagaaagaaaagtcttgctctgtagcccaggatggccttgaactttcagtctTCCTGACTTAGCCGGCTGAGTTGTGAGAGTATAGGTATGTGTCCCTATTAGAAAGAACCACAgcagaaattagaaaatattttaaactaaatgaaaatgaagttggGTATGAtagtacatgcttataatcccagtacccaggaggctgTAGCAGAAGGATTTCCATAAGGCCATCGTGGCCTATATaaaagatcctgactcaaaaaaaactaaaataaaaatgtagatagAACTTATGAAAATTGTGACATACAACTAAAGCTTTTGTAATAAAATGTATAGTTTAAACACATGCACTTTATTTtagacttttatatttattatgtatatgcccacacacacatacaccatagcaTAACATCTTCAAGAGTCAATCTTCTCTGTCCACTCTGTGGGTCCTAGGTATGAAACGTTTGTCAtaagacttggtggcaagcaccttacaTGATAAGCTTGCTGGCCCAAATTCATACATTTGTAAAGAAGCAAGGTAGGCATGGTAGGGCATGCACTGGGGATGAAGGGAAAGGACAGTGAACTGGAAGCCATGCTAGCTAcatagcagcacacacacacacacacacacacacacacacacacacacacctaacagaATAAATCGCCCTGGGATTACCAGGTCAAATGATAAGAAAATTGGAACCGTATAACTGACAGGAGGCATGGCTTTGTGGCTAGCTGTGGGTTTGCTGGCATTTGCAGCTCACTCTCCTGCCCATCCTTCCCTAGCTAGGAGACTTGGAGACagtcctttccttctgtctgtcttcacctAAAATAGGAATGCAGCTTGTCCCTTGAGTTTGTTTCTTTgcgttttggtttggtttggtttagtttttgggTTAGTTTCtgtatataaccctggctgtcctgaaactcactctgtattgCTGGTATTggattcagagatccacctgcctctgcctcctgggtgctgagattaaaggcattggCCAGCACCGCCCTGCTATGCTGAGAGagaatgtatatacatgtgtacaggtgCACTCACAAGAGAGAGACCTTGAAGGATAAATTTTAGGCTTCTCAACAGCGATCAGCCTCTCAAGGACTGAATGTTAGCAGCTTCCAGAAactctttattgtttctaaatgGTACTATTGACAGTTTCGCATACCAAAACTTATCTGATCTAGGGCTTGTCTTgaatagtttctttttccttttttaagatttatttattattatatctaagtacactgtagctgtcttcagacacaccagaagagggtgtcagatctcattacagttggttatgagccaccatgtggttgctggtatttgaacaggaccttcagaagagcagtcagtgctcttaacctctgagccatctctccaggctaaGGCTTATCTTGAAAGAACCGTCATCTTAAGCAATTTTCAGCCATATTAGACTTCCTGGTTTGCCAGGTATGTCTCAAGACTAATTATGCAAAGGCTCTGAGGATCCTTTAGAAGACCAGCTCCATAAATCTCAGATAGCAATCACTGACAAACGGCTGCTTCAAAGCTTAGGTGCCAGCACTCCAAATTCATACCAGATACAAGACAACAGTCCTGCTAAAATTCTGCTATAATTCTGTTGTTATATGTACgattgttttgcctacatgtgtatctgtgtacgaCACGTATGCCTGGTGCTtgtggaaaccagaaaagggtgaCCTGacactagaattacagacacTGTGAGCCCCTATATgcatgctgggaatgaaacccgagtcctctggaagagaatccaaccttctttacatttttattttgtgtgtgtgtgtgtgtgtcaggatcTCTTAATCTCAGCCCCtaagatgatatttttatttttatatatggtaCTCaagcaggagtcagttctcttccttccaccaAAGTGGTTCCTGCACCTttacctgtggagccatctcattgccccctccccttttaaCTTCATTGAACTTTTTCTTTGATAATTCCATCCATGTATGCCATGCATTCTGAttactgtaacacacacacacccagtctTCCTCCCATCCCAGTTATCCCCCCATCCTCCTTACAAATCTTCCTACACTcgtgactgttttgtttttaagacccACCGAATTTAATCGGGATCATCTGTGACCATGGATTTGAAACTTTCTGCTGGAGCTTAGTGGGTTCCCCTCTGTTGTATATTATGAATGCATGGGACCACTGAGTATCCTCCTTAATTCTGAGTGGGCGCTGACATTGGTCGTTATACTCATCTTTTTCTAGTGTGACAATGAGTgttttggtggcaagcacctttaccaggtaatccatctcactggcccaaatACATACGTTTAAAAAAAGAGCAAGGTACCAcatcaggcatggtagtacacgcacaggaggaggcaggatgatggtgaactggaagccagcctggctgTCTCAAGCCTgcacctcccctcccttttttcaGATGGTGATGAATCTCTAACACTTCTTCAGACCCAATTCTGAGGCTTGAGTCATCCCGGTGACTCACTGAATTCTTCTGCACAATGGCCATCCCCAAGAGCCCTCTGAGCCCAGTACGGTGGGAACAGGATAGcttccttcagatgaaggtgaaagaggaggaagaagctaGCGACTCCCAGAGCCAGGAATCCAGCCCTAGCTTTACTGCCCACCCTGAGGCTGCACGCTTGCGCTTCAGGCACTTCCGCTATGAGGAGGCATCCAGCCCCCATCAGGCGCTAGCCCAACTTCGAGAGCTATGTTGCCAGTGGCTGAGGCCAGAGTCGTCCTCCAAAGAACAGATGCTGGAGTTGCTGGTGCTGGAGCAGTTCCTGGGTGCACTGCCCCCTGAGATCCAGGCCTGGGTGGGTGCTCAGTGCCCAAAGAGTGGAAAGGAGGCTGCCGTTCTGGTGGAGGATATGACTCAACTGCTGGACAGGAGAGGTAAGAAGGAGCAGCAGGCAGGTGGTCACTGATAGATAGCTCTGGCTGCAATGGCAAGCTCTAGTTTGGGATTGCTCGGTACTCATTATCACGTTTGTACCTTAGCCATGGTTACAAGTGACCAAATCCCAAGCAATTAAGGTTAAGGGGCTTAGATATAGCAGTATCCAGAAAATGCATCACAACACTGAAGGAGTGAGCGCTTGACACTGAGCTGGCTTGCTCTTACCCTCTCACATTCTGTATTTACATTAAGTTTGCATTTTTCTGcgttaattttatttgttttttaaaaaaacaaggtcTTTTGTACCCAGGCTTACCTCAGATTTCCTACATAGCtgcaaatgaccttgaactcctgatccttctgcctccacctcccaaatgctggggttacagggatGTACCACTACACCCGGCTTTAAgtggtcaaacccagggctttcaTTCATGTAAGCAAGCactctctgcctgctgagttacgTCCCTAGCTTGCGACCATCTCTGAGGTGAGCACAGATAGAGCATCAGTCCCTGACTTGTTTCTTACCTAAGTTGACAGGGGGAAACAGCAGGTAGTGTCTATTGTGACACTAAACCAAACCAGTCAgatcttctgtttgcctttggccagcaagtcccaggaacTGATAGTAAGCCCGAGACGCTTCCCCCAAGGAAGTGTAATCTGCTGCCCCAGATGAAATGACTGGATCCCTTGAGAGGGTGGGGAAAAGAAATAAGTATCCCTGTGTACTCTCTTATAGCCTTTCCTAAGTTAGCCTATAGGATCTGGGGGTCAGGAGTGGTTAGATGCCCTGAGCTGGAATGGTCACTTGTCATTCAAGGAAACCCACACATATATCCCAGCCCAGAAAAGTTTGGTAGGATGCAAGAACCCAAGCACTGTACAATCTAgaccagaagcttccagaacaagTCCCAATCTGGCTGCAAGTTAACTAATAAGTACAAATGCCTCAGCATATCTACTAATcctgtgatttgtttgtttgtttattgaggagggggtcttactatgtagctcttggATTGGAACTACTGTGTAGTACTATGGCTTGGAACAAGTCTACATAGCTACAAATACAAGTCTacatatagactaggctggccttaaactcagattcTCTTGgccccatctcccaagtgctgggactaaaggcatgcatggCAGTGCCTAGCTAATCCTGTGATCTTGTACCAGGGACTCAGcacctcagtctcctcatctaCAGTGGAGCCACTGAGTACCTCCTGGAATGGAAATGAGGCAGTGGAAGTTACACACTGCACTTGGAATGTAGCACATAACAACACCCTGATATAAACCAGCAACCCTGGCAGGCAAGCAGTATCACACTGAGGTCCAGATGATGGCAGGGTTGTTTAAGGATTGACCACTTGGCAGCTCAAAGTATGGGGTTAGAGAACCGTTTCTGAGTCCACTCAGCCCAACTGTACACTAGAACAATAACTATTGCATCCTTCTCTGATTCATCCCTAGGATTCATCTATAAATGTTGCCAGATGTAGTATGGTCAGATACCCTTTGTACCTATGAAGGGCTGGTCAGTGCAGGTGTGCCTCTCCCTCCTGTGTCTTGGAGCTTCAGAAGCAGATCACCCACTCTCCACAGATGTCTAAATTCTGCTGTGAGAAATGACAGGCATCTGGACTGATCTCATTTAGCCACTATTCCCAAAGACAGCTGCGGAGTTTaaggggcagagcctagactcACAGCGGTCTACCCAAGATTGCAGGGAGGAGATGCACAGGTACCTGACAAGGACCGGCTCCCTTCACTCTTGTTTCATTCTGATCTTGTCCACATGAAAGCTTTCCTTTTGGCATTTTAGCCAGATCAGGAGCCTTGGCAAAATGGATGGTTTGACTGAGGGTGGAAAAATCAGAACGAAGCAGTTTAGGGTCATATAAGAGGACAAACCTGAATCCTTTTTCTTACCCAAGACCCCAAAGGGGAAACTTCCTTTTAGAAATGAGGCCATATGAGAAGAGTGATCCACATCTTCCCTTTCAGAGTAGATGAGCTGGGCCTGAAGCAGATGAAGAGGCTTATGTGGTGAACCGTGGTGAAAAAATAACAGTGCTTTTTAAATAATTCCAGGATGGGAGCCAGGAGTGGAATGTGAAGAGGCAAGTTGCAAACAGAGCAATACAGATGAATTGGAGCCACCAAAAATGGCGACTGAAACAGTCATGGGAAGTGTTTTGCCAAAATCTACCCTTGCCCACACTTGTAAACCTGAGAGCCACTCAGAGAGCCAGCCAGAACTCCTAGGAGCACTCTGGATGAAGTCTACTGCCCAAGAGATGGATTTCAGAAAAGCTCTGGGACCTCACATGGATGCCCCCAAAGACCAGCCTGGCCCTGAGTCTGATGCCTCAGGAAACGGTTCCAACATGTGGCCCAACTTCCCTTCCCAAGACAAGGCTTCTTCAGAGGAGAAATTTGGCCCATTACTTGATAATGAGACAGTGCCTCCAGATACTTGCTCAGAGAAGAAGTCCTCCAAGGATAGTGAATGTTTGAAAACATTCCAGAACACTTCAGCCCTGGAGGCCCACCAGAAGAGCCACTCTCAGAAGACGCCCTATGCCTGTACTGAGTGTGGGAAGGTATTCAGTCGGAGCACCCACCTTGTCCAACACCAGGTTGTTCACACAGGAGCAAAGCCCCATGCGTGTAAAGAGTGTGGTAAAGCCTTCAGCCGAGTTGCCCACCTGACACAGCACCAGAGGATTCATACCGGGGAGAAGCCTTATAAATGTGAGGAATGTGGTAAAACCTTCAGCCGCAGCACCCACCTCACGCAGCATCAGCGAGTACACACAGGTGAGCGGCCCTATGAGTGTGATACATGCGGCAAAGCCTTCAGCCAGAGCACCCACCTGACACAGCACCAGCGCATCCACACTGGGGAGAAACCCTAcaggtgtgatgtgtgtgggaaagccttcagtgACTGTTCAGCTCTGGTCCGGCACCTGAGAGTCCACTCTGGAGAGAAGCCTTATCAATGTAAGGACTGCCCAAAGGCCTTCGCACAAAGCTCCTCCCTCATCGAGCACCAGCGCACTCACACGGGTGAAAAACCTTATAAATGCAGTGACTGTGGGAAAGCTTTTAGCCGCAGCTCAGCTCTCATGGTGCACCTAAAGATCCATATCACCGTGACTCGAAGCACCCCTTAGAGTACAGCACAGCCTCCCTGAAAGGATTGACATCTAAGAAATCTGGTAATTGTGCTACCCAGTGTCGAAGGGCAGAGTGGGGTTATCTGGGAACACATCTACATTTGAGGTCCCAGGGGAAATCCCTAATGAACACGGATTCAGACCAGTTGGTGGTgaagcttctagaagcttcctaCCGCCCTCTGTATCCCACTCAGGCTGGTCCCAGAGAGAAGATACTAGTGAACTGATGATCTGCATTGTTTCTTGGAACCTGAGCAAGTAAAGCCAGGTGTCTTTCCAGGCTCAGATGGCCCAGGAtccttgaggcaggaagacccaagCTTCAGGTTCTCACATGGTTACTGTTCTTGCCGGTTCTTTGCTGGTCAGCCTAGAATGGCCCACTCTGTGCCTTTGCACCTGCTTCCCCACCATATTACTGTATGCCTAACTCCCAGACAGCCTTGGGAGGCTGCCTCTCCATGCCATCCCTCTCATGTTTTCCCTGCTTTAATCCACAGTGTCTGTCGTCTCCTCCCACATCTTCTTTCCATATCTCACAGGCTCCAGCCCTGTGGATTCACCTCAGACTCATCTCTAATCTAGCCCCTCCTGTAGTATCACCTCCTGTGAGCTCACCTTGGCCTCCCACTGGATTTTTATCAGGGCTCTCCTTTCTCACCTCTTCCTGCCTTCATTCCATCCCCACCCACTTTCTTCCTGGCGCATCTCTTTCTGCTACCCAGATCACAGTGACATGACACATCATTCCATGACACAATATGTTGTCAGTGAGTCACCTCTTCAACAAACAAGCATGCCAGGATATATGTCACTTTGGCCCAAGCAATTACTCTAGGTATCCTCAAATGTTGTCAAATA comes from the Mus pahari chromosome 19, PAHARI_EIJ_v1.1, whole genome shotgun sequence genome and includes:
- the Zscan22 gene encoding zinc finger and SCAN domain-containing protein 22, coding for MAIPKSPLSPVRWEQDSFLQMKVKEEEEASDSQSQESSPSFTAHPEAARLRFRHFRYEEASSPHQALAQLRELCCQWLRPESSSKEQMLELLVLEQFLGALPPEIQAWVGAQCPKSGKEAAVLVEDMTQLLDRRGWEPGVECEEASCKQSNTDELEPPKMATETVMGSVLPKSTLAHTCKPESHSESQPELLGALWMKSTAQEMDFRKALGPHMDAPKDQPGPESDASGNGSNMWPNFPSQDKASSEEKFGPLLDNETVPPDTCSEKKSSKDSECLKTFQNTSALEAHQKSHSQKTPYACTECGKVFSRSTHLVQHQVVHTGAKPHACKECGKAFSRVAHLTQHQRIHTGEKPYKCEECGKTFSRSTHLTQHQRVHTGERPYECDTCGKAFSQSTHLTQHQRIHTGEKPYRCDVCGKAFSDCSALVRHLRVHSGEKPYQCKDCPKAFAQSSSLIEHQRTHTGEKPYKCSDCGKAFSRSSALMVHLKIHITVTRSTP